In Acidimicrobiia bacterium, the following proteins share a genomic window:
- a CDS encoding dTDP-4-dehydrorhamnose 3,5-epimerase family protein produces the protein MATVTESDTIAGVYLVEPVIHRDPRGLFVETYRRAWIPNGREMIQSNRADRSPGCVVGLHYHLHQADYWYVPFGRARIVLHDLRHGSPTDGATMSFDLGLPEGTGVEHDHRGVFIPPGVAHGFASLTEMTITYLVDGYYNAADELGVAYNDPEINGDWHVKDPVLSNRDRENPWRRDLEAGARPVWPLRT, from the coding sequence ATGGCCACGGTCACCGAGTCGGACACGATCGCCGGCGTCTATCTCGTCGAGCCCGTCATCCACCGCGACCCGCGCGGTCTGTTCGTCGAGACCTACCGGCGCGCGTGGATCCCGAACGGGCGCGAGATGATCCAGTCGAACCGCGCCGACCGTTCCCCCGGCTGCGTCGTCGGTCTCCACTATCACCTCCACCAGGCCGACTACTGGTACGTGCCGTTCGGGCGCGCGCGCATCGTGCTGCACGACCTGCGCCACGGCAGCCCCACCGACGGGGCGACCATGTCGTTCGACCTCGGACTCCCCGAGGGCACCGGCGTCGAGCACGATCACCGCGGCGTGTTCATCCCGCCCGGCGTCGCGCACGGCTTCGCGTCGCTCACCGAGATGACGATCACGTATCTCGTCGACGGCTACTACAACGCGGCCGACGAGCTCGGTGTCGCGTACAACGACCCGGAGATCAACGGCGACTGGCACGTGAAGGACCCGGTGCTCTCGAACCGCGACCGCGAGAACCCCTGGCGGCGCGACCTCGAGGCCGGCGCGCGCCCGGTGTGGCCACTGCGCACGTGA
- the rfbD gene encoding dTDP-4-dehydrorhamnose reductase, with product MRIFVTGAGGQVGHEVAARFHAAERHTVVAADHATLDVGDRDAVLQAITSTRPDVVVHCAAWTAVDACEGDPDRAFLVNALGTRYVAEACARTDAHLITISTDYVFDGDQPEPYVEWDRPNPRSVYGRSKLASETEAAGCTSATVVRTSWVCGAYGANMVKTILRLAAEHDTLTFVDDQRGHPSFADDLAVMLERFAIDRRPGVFHVTNQGAVSWYEFAREVLSAAGLDADRVKPISTAELTPPRPAPRPRNSVLDNAALRLGGVPLLPDFREPLSRLVKQLTA from the coding sequence GTGAGGATCTTCGTCACCGGTGCCGGCGGCCAGGTCGGCCACGAGGTCGCGGCGCGCTTCCACGCGGCCGAACGCCACACCGTCGTCGCCGCCGACCACGCGACGCTCGACGTCGGTGACCGCGACGCGGTGCTCCAGGCGATCACGTCGACACGGCCCGATGTCGTCGTGCACTGCGCGGCCTGGACCGCGGTCGACGCGTGCGAAGGCGATCCCGACCGCGCGTTCCTCGTGAACGCGCTGGGAACCCGATACGTCGCCGAGGCGTGCGCGCGCACCGACGCGCACCTGATCACCATCTCCACCGACTACGTGTTCGACGGCGACCAGCCCGAGCCGTACGTGGAGTGGGACCGACCGAACCCGCGCTCGGTGTACGGGCGCTCGAAGCTCGCGAGCGAGACCGAGGCGGCAGGTTGTACGAGCGCGACCGTGGTGCGCACGTCGTGGGTGTGCGGCGCGTACGGCGCCAACATGGTGAAGACGATCCTGCGGCTCGCGGCCGAGCACGACACGCTCACGTTCGTCGACGACCAGCGTGGTCACCCCTCGTTCGCCGACGACCTCGCGGTGATGCTCGAACGGTTCGCGATCGATCGCCGCCCGGGCGTGTTCCACGTCACGAACCAGGGCGCGGTCAGCTGGTACGAGTTCGCACGCGAGGTGCTTTCGGCGGCCGGCCTCGACGCCGATCGGGTGAAGCCGATCTCGACCGCCGAGCTCACGCCGCCCCGCCCCGCGCCGCGGCCCCGCAACTCGGTGCTCGACAACGCCGCGCTCCGCCTCGGCGGCGTGCCCCTGCTCCCCGACTTCCGCGAGCCGCTGAGCCGGCTCGTGAAGCAGCTCACCGCCTGA
- the rfbB gene encoding dTDP-glucose 4,6-dehydratase encodes MKILVTGGAGFIGSNYVRHVLANTDDEVTVYDALTYAGNLSTLRDVDDSPRYEFVKGNITDPGTLESAMRGHDAVVHFAAESHVDRSIAGPDDFINTNCFGTNIVMDTARRLEMARVVHIGTDEVYGSVEVGSSSESDPLEPRSPYSASKAGSDLIALSYHHTYGLPVVVTRCTNNFGAFQYPEKVIPLFTTNLLDGKRVPLYGDGLNERDWIHVDDHCAGVHLALERGEPGDIYNIGAGNETPNRVLVDKLLTLLGRDDSFVEYVPDRLGHDRRYSVDIAKVTALGWKKQRTLDEALAETVEWYRANRWWWEPLKAGA; translated from the coding sequence GTGAAGATCCTCGTCACCGGGGGCGCGGGCTTCATCGGCTCGAACTACGTCCGCCATGTGCTCGCGAACACCGACGACGAAGTCACGGTCTACGACGCGCTCACCTACGCGGGCAATCTCTCGACCTTGCGCGACGTCGACGACAGCCCGCGCTACGAGTTCGTCAAGGGGAACATCACCGACCCGGGCACGCTCGAGTCGGCGATGCGCGGGCACGACGCGGTCGTGCACTTCGCGGCCGAGAGCCATGTCGACCGCTCGATCGCCGGTCCGGACGACTTCATCAACACGAACTGCTTCGGCACGAACATCGTGATGGACACCGCGCGCCGCCTCGAGATGGCGCGCGTCGTGCACATCGGCACCGACGAGGTGTACGGATCGGTCGAGGTCGGGTCGTCGAGCGAGAGCGATCCGCTCGAGCCCCGCTCCCCGTACTCCGCGTCGAAGGCGGGCAGCGACCTGATCGCGCTCTCGTATCACCACACGTACGGGCTTCCGGTCGTCGTCACGCGCTGCACGAACAACTTCGGGGCGTTCCAGTACCCCGAGAAGGTCATCCCGCTCTTCACCACGAACCTGCTCGACGGCAAGCGCGTGCCGCTGTACGGCGACGGCCTGAACGAGCGCGACTGGATCCACGTCGACGACCACTGCGCGGGCGTGCACCTCGCGCTCGAGCGCGGCGAGCCGGGCGACATCTACAACATCGGCGCCGGCAACGAGACGCCGAACCGCGTGCTCGTCGACAAACTGCTCACGCTGCTGGGTCGCGACGACTCGTTCGTCGAGTACGTGCCCGACCGCCTCGGCCACGACCGCCGCTACTCCGTCGACATCGCCAAGGTCACGGCGCTCGGTTGGAAGAAGCAGCGCACGCTCGACGAGGCGCTCGCCGAGACCGTCGAGTGGTACCGCGCGAACCGGTGGTGGTGGGAACCGCTGAAGGCGGGCGCGTGA